Proteins encoded within one genomic window of Amorphoplanes friuliensis DSM 7358:
- a CDS encoding DNRLRE domain-containing protein: MTVPRLLSPLVRTRVRLACTLVAVPAVLVAASVPFWPHGGAEPRTQRDSAVDVTPVALGPKDETAAMTEAATSGKDVLVDKATSATSQTWALPDGKLRTTISAGPQRAKNSQGQWAPIDTKLTLTGKTVQPGNTPAPVRFSAGETAGETAGGTAAETVLAEMDLGGRTITYTWPGPLPKPVLEGNRALYPEVLSGVDLLLVARAEGGFGQLLIVKTAAATPAVRALRYGLRSDGVVFRHDKTTGGVRLLDAKTKAEVSSIPTPLAWDSSGRDPESPETPRLSVATSADVLKLSGLSGMEPGVRQAPMPTRLEGDGTGRAVLHLDAAASGLLTDKKARFPLFLDPTMNGGDQAWALVHKPNPNSNFLNGTGFNGGTSDARVGYETDSNGLARSFWRMAFDSKIKGAEIDSASFKVLNNHSWSCTNREFQLWHTGPISSGTTWNKQPSWITLQQKLSFAHGYNSSCSDDYVAFNVRGAAQVAADAGASNLTLGMRASSEGDTLTWRKFQASTAELTAVYNRTPAEPTGGTTSPGGACTPGPGNGVTIAKTNIVLSATATDPDGNLSKLRFRWWKTGATVPDGTLVTPTSAGKATVTIPTASLTDKATYSWDVRSEDQGGLVSSFFPGGTTEPCRFTVDASAPPAPDIDSPVFLEATSDGTTWSTVKFGGTGPITFTAAGASKFTYSFEYIDVKTVTASSGKATVPDLKPRHSGPTTVIAYAYDAAGNVSAGTTYSFYVPPRDAADGPGDTGGDGRPDLLVIDGAGNLRTLPGDTDGELFGSLASAYSTGGKLNPTGHWYDPATGKAALIAKHSDAYPGDGVTDLFARTPDGGFWLYPGDGYGSFNVDQRLKVLLPSNTPAPSTWTQLKAVGDINGDKLPDLALRSGSAFWILSGYTGGSFQTATLMEGTTWATSEIVNIADVDLDTTPDLVWRNVSTGVMYLRHGKPGTVAGSVTLDSLKTAAASRQGDVSYGTNWTGTAITAVIGVPDTNGDSIPDMWARFGADGQTRVYHPTKTNTGAPVKVILTSDWTSIKGFA, from the coding sequence GTGACCGTGCCTCGTCTGCTCAGTCCCCTTGTGCGCACCCGTGTCCGGCTGGCCTGCACGCTGGTCGCCGTACCGGCCGTGCTCGTCGCCGCCTCGGTGCCGTTCTGGCCCCACGGCGGCGCGGAACCCCGAACGCAGCGCGACAGCGCCGTCGACGTCACGCCGGTGGCTCTCGGCCCCAAGGACGAGACCGCCGCCATGACCGAGGCGGCGACCAGCGGCAAGGACGTGCTGGTCGACAAGGCCACCAGCGCCACGTCGCAGACCTGGGCACTGCCCGACGGCAAGCTGCGCACCACGATCAGCGCCGGGCCGCAGCGGGCGAAGAACTCCCAGGGGCAGTGGGCGCCCATCGACACCAAGCTGACGCTGACCGGAAAGACGGTGCAGCCCGGCAACACCCCGGCCCCGGTGCGCTTCTCCGCCGGCGAGACCGCCGGTGAGACAGCCGGTGGCACCGCCGCCGAGACCGTGCTGGCCGAGATGGACCTCGGCGGGCGCACGATCACCTACACCTGGCCGGGACCGCTGCCGAAGCCCGTCCTCGAGGGCAACCGCGCGCTCTACCCCGAGGTGCTGTCCGGTGTGGACCTGCTGCTCGTGGCCCGGGCCGAGGGCGGCTTCGGACAGTTGCTGATCGTCAAGACTGCCGCGGCCACCCCTGCCGTGCGCGCGCTGCGCTACGGCCTGCGGTCGGACGGCGTGGTGTTCCGCCACGACAAGACCACCGGCGGCGTGCGACTCCTCGACGCGAAGACCAAGGCCGAGGTCAGCTCCATCCCCACCCCGCTCGCGTGGGACTCCTCCGGGCGTGACCCCGAGTCCCCCGAGACCCCGCGGCTGTCGGTGGCCACCTCCGCCGACGTCCTCAAGCTCTCCGGGCTCAGCGGCATGGAGCCCGGCGTACGCCAGGCGCCGATGCCCACCCGGCTCGAGGGCGACGGCACCGGTCGGGCCGTGCTGCACCTCGACGCCGCCGCATCAGGGCTGCTGACCGACAAGAAGGCGCGCTTCCCGCTGTTCCTGGACCCGACCATGAACGGCGGCGACCAGGCCTGGGCGCTGGTCCACAAGCCGAACCCGAACAGCAACTTCCTCAACGGCACCGGCTTCAACGGCGGCACCTCCGACGCCCGTGTCGGGTACGAGACGGACAGCAACGGTCTGGCCCGGTCTTTCTGGCGGATGGCCTTCGACAGCAAGATCAAGGGTGCGGAGATCGACTCCGCCAGCTTCAAGGTGCTGAACAACCACTCGTGGTCGTGCACCAACCGCGAGTTCCAGCTCTGGCACACCGGGCCCATCTCCTCGGGCACCACCTGGAACAAACAGCCGAGCTGGATCACCCTGCAGCAGAAGCTGTCGTTCGCCCACGGTTACAACAGCTCCTGCTCCGACGACTACGTCGCCTTCAACGTCCGGGGCGCCGCCCAGGTGGCCGCCGACGCCGGCGCCTCCAACCTCACCCTCGGCATGCGCGCCTCCAGCGAGGGCGACACCCTGACCTGGCGCAAGTTCCAGGCCAGCACCGCGGAGCTCACGGCCGTCTACAACCGCACGCCCGCGGAGCCGACCGGCGGCACGACGTCGCCCGGTGGCGCCTGCACGCCCGGCCCGGGCAACGGCGTCACGATCGCCAAGACCAACATCGTGCTCTCGGCGACCGCCACGGACCCCGACGGCAACCTGTCCAAGCTGCGTTTCCGCTGGTGGAAGACCGGCGCCACGGTTCCCGACGGCACCCTGGTCACCCCGACCAGCGCCGGCAAGGCCACGGTGACGATCCCGACGGCGAGCCTGACCGACAAGGCCACCTACTCGTGGGACGTGCGCTCCGAGGACCAGGGCGGCCTGGTGTCCTCGTTCTTCCCCGGTGGCACCACCGAGCCGTGCCGCTTCACCGTCGACGCGTCCGCGCCGCCCGCCCCGGACATCGACAGCCCCGTGTTCCTCGAGGCCACCTCGGACGGCACGACCTGGTCGACGGTGAAGTTCGGCGGGACCGGCCCGATCACCTTCACCGCGGCCGGTGCGAGCAAGTTCACCTACTCGTTCGAATACATCGACGTCAAGACGGTGACCGCCAGCAGCGGCAAGGCCACCGTGCCCGACCTCAAGCCGCGGCACTCCGGACCCACGACCGTGATCGCGTACGCGTACGACGCCGCCGGCAACGTCAGCGCCGGGACGACGTACTCGTTCTACGTACCGCCGCGTGATGCGGCCGACGGCCCGGGTGACACCGGTGGTGACGGGCGCCCCGACCTGCTGGTCATCGACGGTGCCGGAAACCTGCGGACACTGCCCGGTGACACCGACGGCGAGTTGTTCGGCTCGCTCGCCTCGGCGTACTCCACCGGCGGCAAGCTCAACCCGACCGGCCACTGGTACGACCCGGCGACCGGCAAGGCGGCACTGATCGCCAAGCACTCGGACGCGTACCCGGGTGACGGGGTGACCGACCTGTTCGCGCGTACCCCGGACGGCGGTTTCTGGCTCTATCCCGGTGACGGTTACGGCAGCTTCAACGTCGACCAGCGCCTGAAGGTCCTGCTGCCCTCGAACACGCCGGCACCGTCGACGTGGACGCAGCTCAAGGCGGTCGGCGACATCAACGGTGACAAGCTGCCCGACCTCGCCCTGCGCTCCGGCTCCGCGTTCTGGATCCTGTCCGGGTACACCGGCGGCAGTTTCCAGACGGCGACCCTGATGGAGGGCACCACCTGGGCCACCAGCGAGATCGTCAACATCGCCGACGTCGACCTGGACACCACCCCGGACCTGGTGTGGCGCAACGTGTCGACCGGCGTCATGTACCTGCGCCACGGCAAGCCGGGCACCGTCGCCGGCAGCGTCACCCTCGACTCGCTGAAGACGGCGGCGGCTTCCCGCCAGGGTGACGTCTCCTACGGCACCAACTGGACCGGAACAGCCATCACCGCGGTGATCGGCGTCCCGGACACCAACGGCGACAGCATCCCGGACATGTGGGCCCGCTTCGGCGCGGACGGGCAGACCCGCGTCTACCACCCGACCAAGACCAACACCGGTGCTCCGGTGAAGGTGATCCTCACGAGCGACTGGACCTCGATCAAGGGCTTCGCCTGA